A genomic window from Silene latifolia isolate original U9 population chromosome Y, ASM4854445v1, whole genome shotgun sequence includes:
- the LOC141626281 gene encoding uncharacterized protein LOC141626281, whose translation MKDLKRKFYIAPYYDDDHWMLVVTDVADHNQVHWFDSLGKSVPSKLRSLINASVRVYGYNGGERMRSQAPQWLQHNCARQQGVVECGYYVMRYMLEIVTRSNPTKAINEVFQDTTPYSQEELDEVRDLWANYFLNI comes from the exons ATGAAAGACTTGAAAAGGAAATTTTACATCGCTCCATATTACGATGA TGATCATTGGATGCTCGTTGTGACTGATGTTGCTGATCATAATCAAGTGCATTGGTTCGACTCACTAGGAAAGTCAGTGCCGTCAAAGTTGAGATCTTTAATTAATGC ATCGGTAAGAGTATACGGCTACAATGGCGGGGAAAGAATGCGTTCTCAAGCACCGCAATGGCTGCAACATAAT TGTGCTCGTCAACAAGGTGTTGTAGAATGCGGGTACTACGTCATGAGGTACATGCTGGAAATCGTCACGCGTTCTAATCCAACAAAAGCTATCAATGAG GTTTTTCAAGACACCACGCCATATTCACAAGAAGAATTAGATGAGGTTCGGGACTTGTGGGCGAACTATTTTCTCAATATCTAG